Genomic DNA from Halobaculum sp. CBA1158:
GTACACGAGCGAGATGCCGAACGCGAACACCGCAGACGACAGCGCGCCGATGAGGAAGTACTTCATGCCGGCCTCGACGGAGCCGGCGTCGCGCTTCAGGTACGCGACCAACGCGTACGAGGGCAGCGACGCCAGTTCCAGGGCGATGAACGCCGTCGCCAGGGAGTTGGCCGCCGCCATCAACGCCATCCCGGTCGCCGCGAACAGCACCAGCGAGTAGAACTCCGCCTGGTACTCGCGGTCGTGGAGGTAGTCGTAGCTCGCGACCACGACGAGCGCCGTGACGGAGGCGAACAGCGCCTGGAAGAACAGCGCCATCCCGTCGACGATGAGCGCGTCGCCGAACAGGCTGATCGCGCCGTCGGTGCTCGGTTGGCCGGTGCCCGCCGAGAGGAACCAGCCCGCGAGCCCCAGCGAGGCCAGCGCGCCGACGGTTCCGATCCCGGCCAACAGCGCCGGGCGGCCGTCGTCGGGGTCGACGCTGTCGACGACTATCAAGAGCAGTCCCGTCACAGCCAGCGCCAGCGCCGGCGCGAGCGCGGTCCACTGGGGAAGCTGGTCGCCCTGCAGGAGCACCGGCTCCATCAGGCACCACCCCCGACGACCGCGACCACCGGCTCGATCGCGTCAGTGATCATCTCGAAGAAGATGCTCGGCGCGACGCCGAGCGCGATGGTGCAAAGCAGCAGCACCGCCAGCGGTGCCACGTCGTGGAACGCCGCTCGGTGCACCTCGTAGTCGGTCTCCAGACGGAACTCGCCGAACAGCGTCCGCTGCATCGCGAACAGCAGGTAGCCCGCCACGATGACGATGCCGAACATCGACGCCGCGGTGAAAAGCGGTGCCGACGGGATCACCGTCGAGGCGAACGCCCCCTGGAAGATGAAGTACTCGGCGGCGAAGCCGGCCATGAGCGGGAGGCCCATGTAGCCGAACGCGCCGGCGACGAGGATGCCGACCGTGATCGGCATCCGGTCGGCCATCCCGGACATGTCGCCCACCATGCGCGTGTGGGTGACGTTGTAGATGACGCCGACCGCCATGAACATCAGCCCCGAGATGAGCCCGTGAGCGACCATCTGGAACGTCGCGCCGCCGATGCCCAGGCCCGTGTAGGCGACGAGCCCGAGGATGACGTACCCCATCGAGGAGACCGAAGAGTACGCGACGATGCGCTTGAGGTCCTGCTGGGCCAGCGCGAGCATCGCGCCGTAGATGACCGATATCACCGCGATCGCGGCGATGACGGTCGCCACCAGCGGGCGCGTCGCCACGTCCGGCAGCATCGTGAAGTTGAATCGCAACAGCGCGTACGTCCCCATCTTCAGGAGGACGCCCGCCAGCATCACCGACACCGGCGTCGGAGCCTCGACGTGGGCGTCCGGCAGCCACGTGTGGAACGGAACCACGGGCACCTTCACCGCGAAGCCCGCGAACATGGCCGCGAACGCCGCGAGCTTCAGCGCGTCGGCGGACAGACCGAGGTAGTTCAGGTCGGCCAGCCCGCCGTTCTGCAGCGACTGTGTTATCTCCGGTAGCCCGAAGGAGCTGACGGGGAGGTTGAACACCAGCGCCATGAACCCGATGAACATGACGAGGCTGGCGATGTTCGTGTACACGAAGAACTTGATCGCGGCGTACTTCCGGCGCGGGCCGCCCCACACGCCGATGAGGAAGTACATCGGGACCAGCACGGCCTCCCAGAAGACGAACCACAGGAAGAAGTCGAGCGCGGTGAACACGCCCAGCAGGTTCGCCTCCATGAACAGCATGAGGCCGTAGAACTGCGACTGGCGCGTGTCGATGGGCGTCCACGCCGACACGATCGCCAGCGAGGACAGCACCGTCGACAGCACGACCAACGGGAGGCTGATGCCGTCGACGCCGACGAACCACTGGAGCTCGTAGCCGGCGACGGTCAGCCAGTCGAGTTGCGTCTGGTAGGCGATGCTCCCGGCCATGAGCGCGTTCCCGCCGCCGTCGAAGCCGGCCCACATGTACAGGCTCCCGACGACCGGCAGGAGGCTCAGCGCGAACGCGAGCCTGCCGGCGTACTCGTCGGGCGCAAGCATGACGACCAGCGCCGCGAGGAACGTCACTCCGATGAGTGCTTCGATTATCACAGTAACCACCCCCCGAGGAGGCCGAAGACCACAAGCAGCACCGTCAGTCCCAGCGTCACCATCGCCGCGTAGTTACTCACGACGCCCGTCTGGATGCGCCGGATGCGCGACCCGGAGAACAGGCTCACGCTGGAGACGGCGTTGACCGCGCCGTCGACGACGCCCTGGTCGAAGGTGTCGGCGGCGCGAGCGAGCGGGAGGGCGACCCGCTCGGCGATGTACACCTGGTACTCGTCCTGATAGTAGTTGTCGTACAGCAGGTCCTTGAGGGAGCCGAGCTTGTCGGTGTGTTCGACGGGCTCCGGAACCGCGTACAGGCGGTAGGCGAGCCCCAGGCCCGAGAGCGCCAGCCCGAGCGACACCGCCGCGCCCAGCAGGACCGTCGTCACCTCCCCGCCGATGTACGCCGAGGAGTACGGGTCGATGTCGGCGTAGTGGTGGACCGACAGGTCCGTGTACCCCATGTCGAGCCACGTGTGCAGGAAGTCCACGTGTGCGCCCGTGAGCGCGCGGACGGGGGCGAGGTTGACCACGCCCGCGCCGGCCGCGAGCACGCCGAGCACAGCCAGCGGCAGCTTCACGTTCCAGCGAACAGCCTCCGGCGACTCCGCCTGCTCGGTTCGGGCGTCGCCGTGGAAGGTGAGGAACACCATCCGGAACGTGTAGAACGCGGTGACCGGCACGGCGAGCAGGCCGAAGACGTAGCCGAGCAGCAGGAGCGGCTGACCGTCCAGTCCGTGGATCAGCGTCTCGTAGAGGATCTCGTCTTTCGACCAGAAGCCGGCGAACGGGAAGATGCCCGCCAGCGCCAGCGATCCCGCGAGGAACGAGTAGTAGGTGACGGGCATCTTGTCCTTCAGCCCGCCCATGTCCCACATGTTCTCGTTGTGGTGCATCGCGAGGATGACCGACCCGGCGCCGAGGAACAGCAGCGCCTTGAAGAACGCGTGGGTGAGCAGGTGGAACGTCGCGGCCACGTAGCCGCCCGCGCCCAGCGCGAGCATCATGTAGCCGTACTGCGAGATGGTGGAGTACGCGAGCACCTGCTTCAGTTCGCGTTTCACGATGCCCATCGTGCCGGCGAACAGCGCCGTGAAGCCGCCGACCAGCGCGATGACGCCCAGCGCCGTCGGCGACACCGCATAGAAGCCGTACATCCGCGCGACGAGGTAGACCCCGGCGGCGACCATCGTCGCGGCGTGGATGAGCGCCGAGACCGGCGTCGGACCCTCCATCGCGTCGGGGAGCCACGTGTGTAGCGGGAACTGCGCGGACTTACCGATCACGCCGCCGAGCACGAGCAGGCCGACGACGGTGAACCACGCCTCGGTGCCGAGTCCGAGGAACGTGTTCGCGGCGAACTCACCCGCCAGCGCCTGTTCGGCCAGCACCGGGAAGCCGGGGGCGGCCTCGGTACCGACGAACTGCGCGGTGCCGAACGTCGCGAACACGGCGACGACGCCGATCAGGAAGAAGTAGTCGCCGAAGCGGGTGACGAGGAACGCCTTTTTCGCGGCCGACGGCGGGCCGGGCTCGCGGAAGTGGAAGCCGATGAGGAGATACGAGCACAGCCCCACCAGCTCGAAGAACATGAACGCCATGAGCAGGTTGTCGGCGACGACGAACCCGAGCATGGAGGCGGTGAACAGGCCGAGTCCGGCGTAGTACCGCGGGAGCCCCGTCTGCCCGTCGTCGTTCATGTATCCCAGCGAGAACACGTGCACCAGCAGCGCGACGAGCGTCACGATGACGAGCATCATCGACGACAGCGGGTCGATGAGCACGCCGAACGTGAGTTCGAGCGCCCCGTCGTCGGGGACGGCCCCAACGGCCCACGTGTAGATGGTCGCGTCGTACTCGTCTCCGCCCGCGACTGTGGCGGCCATCGCGATCGAGAGGACGAGCGACCCGGCGGTCGCCGCGATGCCGGGGATCGCCCCGCCCTTCGGCAGCAGGTCACGCCCGGAGATGGCCGTCCCGATCGCGATCAGGAACGAGAGGAACGGGAGCAGTACGATGGCCGGCGCGAAGTCGAAGATTCCTGCCATTTGTTACCACCTCATCGTCGTCGCTTCGGTCACGTCGATCTCCTTGAAGTTGCGGTACAGCACGAGGATGATCCCGATGCCGATTGCGACTTCCGCGGCCGCGAGCGCCATCGTGAACAGGCTGAACGTCTGCCCGGTCACGTTCCCCCAGTAGTAGGAGAACGCCACGAGGTTGATGTTCGCGGCGTTGAGCATCAGTTCGACCGACATCAGGAACAGCAGGGCGTTTCGGCGCGTCAGCAGGCCGAACACGCCGATACAGAAGACGGCTGCCGACAGGATCAGGTACGCCTCCGGCGGTGCGAACATCAGTCGTCACCCCCGCGGAGGGTCTCCCTTATCTCCCGGCCGCCGTCGGTGAGTACGCCACCGATACCGTCTTCGCCCTCGCGCTTGGCGAGGAACACCGCGGCGTCGATCGCCACGTCGAGCGCGACCGCGATGAGCACGAACGCGACGACGAACCCCTCGGCGGAGACGAGCGTGGCGTCGATCGCCTCGATGTCGATGTTGAACATCGCGTAGCCGATGCTCGCGGTGATCGATGCGCCCTCGGGGAAGCCGGCCGCCTCCCCGAAGGAGGCACCGAGGAACACGACCGTCAGCACGGCGAACAGGGCGACGGCCGCGAGCCCCGGGACGAGATGTCCCCCGAGCTTCAGGCGCGGTCGCGATCCCGCGTCGCTCACGCGTCGCTCACCCCGAGTTGCTCCGGTTCTCCTTCCCTGCGCACCAGCATCACGGCGAACGTGATGAGTATCAGGACCCCGCCCACGTAGACGAGGATCTGCATGGCGGCAAGCAGTTCCGCCTGCAACATCACGTAATGCACCGCGACGCTGAGGAGCGCGGCCCCGAGGAGGAGTGCGGAGTGCCACACGTCCTCGACGAGCACCACGCCCAGACTGCTCCCCACCGTGACGATGGCGAACAGCGCGAACGCGATAGTCTCTACAACCATTACCCGACACTCCCGCCGGAGTCCGTTTGAAGCTTTCGAGAACGGTTTGCGCGTACGCGTGTGCGGGCGGTCGGAGCTCGCGGATCGGTAGCGACGCGACAGGTGCGAGATATCGGCGGAAGGACACCGGTACCGCCCGAATCGACGGCTACTGGTCGCCGGATCTCCAGCGGGTCGTCGCCCGATCGGAGCGATCCGGCCGACGCGGTCGCTGTCGAGTCGTCGAACGGGGTGGAGAACCCGAGCGCGTGGGACGGTCCCGACCGACCGGCGGTTACTGGTAGTCGATCTCGCCGTCCCCCTCGCCGATCCACGCGTCGCGGTCCGGCTCGCGGGAGTTGAGCGGGTCGATCCCCTTGTACCAGGGGACGTTCTTCAGCTGTTCTTTGTTGTAGACGAACTCGTCTTTGGTGTCGGCGGTGAACTCGAAGTTCTGCGTCAGCAGGATCGCGTCCACCGGACACACCTCCTCGCAGAGCCGGCAGTAGATGCACTGTCCGATGTGGAGGTTGTACTGTTCGCCGTTGCGCTGGTCGTCCTGGACGATCTGGATCGTGTCGTTCGGACAGACGTTCTCGCACTGGCGGCACCAGATGCACCGCTCCTGGGAGAACTTGTGGACCCCGCGGAACCGCGGGCTCACCTCGGGCGCGACGTCCGGGTACTCGACCGTGAACGTCTTGCCGTCCAGCGCGTGCTTCATCGTCGTCGCCATTCCTTTGAGTAGTCCGATCATGGTTACGCGAGCACCCCCACGATGACCGCTGTGAGGATCAGGTTCGCAAACGCGAGCACGAGCATCCCCTTCCAGCCGATCTCGATGAACTGGTCGACGCGCAGGCGCGGGACCGCCGAGCGCAGCCACTGGGTGAACAGGAAGAACGCCCAGATCTTCGCGGTGAACCAGACGATCCCCAGCACGGCCGGGCCGGGACCGGCCGGACCGCCGAGGAACAGCGTCGCCGCGATCGCGCCGCCCAGGAAGATGTGGATGAACTCGCCCAGGTAGATGAGCACGAAGTACACGGAGGAGTACTCCGTCTGGTAGCCGGCGACGATCTCCGTCGGTGCCTCGGGGATGTCGAAGGGGTTGCGGCCGACCTCGGCGACGTTCGCCACCACGAACAGCACGAACGCGAACGGGTTCACGAACGCGAACCACTGCGGGATCGTGACGCCCGCGACCGAGACCAGCGCCACCTGCTGTTGGGCGACGATCTCGCTCATCTGGAGCGTCCCCGTGAATAACACGACCGAGACGCCGGTGACGATGAGCGGGATCTCGTAGGCGATGTTCGACGCGACCGCGCGAAGGCCGCCCAGCAGGCTGTACTTGTTGTTCGACGCGTACCCCATCATGATCAGCCCCAGCGAGGCGATCGAGGAGGCGGCGAAGGCGAACGCCAGCCCCGTTTCGGGGTCGGCCAACTGCAGGCCGCTGCCCATCGGGATGACCGCGAAGCCGAGCAGCGCCGAGAACGGAATGAGGAGCGGCCCCAGGTCCCACGCGGGGCGGTCGACGCCCTCGGGGACGATCAGCTCCTTCGAGAGGAGCCGAACCGCGTCCGCGACGATGACGAACAGGCCGAACGGTCCGACCCGGTTGACCGCGATGCGGTCGGTGAACGCCGCCGTGATCTTCCGCTTGGCCCACGGGCCCGCGAAGGCCGTGTTGATGAGCAGGAAGTTGGCGATGAGGAACGCGCCGAGCAGCGCGCCGACCACGTCGGCCGCGAGGCCGCCGAACGGGAGGAGCCCGGCGATCGTGTCGGGGAGCATCCCCTGCTGGAGCGGGACCCCCCCGGTCATCTGTCCACCTCGCCGAGCACGATGTCCAGGCTACCGAGCGCGGCGACGAGGTCGGGCACGTACTCGCCCTCGGCCATCTCCGGCAGCGTCTGGAGGTTCGAGAAGCACGGCGACCGGATCTTGAACCGCGCCGGCTTGTCCGTGCCGTCCGAGCGCATGTAGATGCCGAGTTCGCCCTTCGCGCCCTCGACCGCGCGGTAGATCTCGGTGTCGTCCTCGGGCTTCAGCGTCCGCGGGACGTTGGCCTGGATGGTCCGGTCCTCCTCGGGCCAGTCCTCGAGCAGGTCGATACACTGCTCGATGATCTTCGCGGACTCCTCGACCTCGCGAAGCCGCACGAGCAGGCGGCTGTAGTTGTCGCAGCCGTCCTCGGTCACCACGTCCCAGTCGAGTTCGTCGTAGTAGCCGTACGGGTCGTCGCGGCGCAGGTCGTAGTCGACGCCGGACCCGCGGGCGACCGGGCCGGTCGCGCCGTAGTTCTTGGCGACCTCCGGCGGCAGCACGCCGGTGTCGATGGTCCGCATCTGGAGGATCTCGTTGCCCGAGATGAGGTCGTGGTACTCCTCCAGCGCCTCCGGGAGGTCCTCGAGGAAGTCGCGGGTTTTCTCGAAGAACTCCTCGCGGGGCTCGGGCAGGTCCCAGACGACCCCGCCGAGGCGGAAGTAGTTGAACATGAGCCGCTGGCCCGTGAGGTCCTCGAGGATGTTCTGGGCCTTCTCGCGGTCCCGGATCGCGTACATGAAGATGGCGGTGAAGTCGCCGTACACGTCGAGCGCGAACGTGCCGACCGCGAGCATGTGCGCGGCGATGCGGCACAGTTCCGCGCCCATCGTCCGGATGACCTGCGCGTACTCTGGCACCTCGATGTCGGCCATGTCCTCGGCCGCGCGCGCGTACGCCCACTCGTTGAGCAGGCCCGCCGAGATGTAGTCCCAGCGGTCGGGGTACGGCATGATCTGGTGGCGGTAGGTGCCGTTCTGACAGATCTGCTCCTCGCACCGGTGGAGGTAGCCGATGTCGCTTTCCACGTCGGCGACCTGCTCGCCGTCGAGCGTCGTCTCCAGGTGGAGCACGCCGTGGGTCGCGGGGTGGTGGGGACCGATGTTGAGGAACATCGTGTCCGTGTCGTCCTCCCCGCGGTGGTCCTCCTCCAGCGGGTTCGCGTTCTCGCGCAGCGGAACGACCTGCGGGCGGTCCTGGTCGTAGTCCGTCGCCAGCGGGTGGCCCTGCCACGTCTCGGGCAGGAGGATGCGGCGCAGATCGGGGTGGTCGTCGTAGTCGATGCCGACGAGGTCGTACGCCTCGCGCTCGTGCCAGTCGGCCGTCCGGAACACCGGCTCGGCCGACTCGCTGACCGGGTTCTCGCGGTCGGCGGGGACGACGACGCTGACCTCCTGGGTCGGGTCGTCGAACTTCTTCAGGTGGTAGATGGACTCGTAGCGGTCCTCGTACTCCTGTGCGGTGACACACGAGAGGTGGTCGTACCCCGCCTCGTTCTTCAGCGTCGAGAGCACGTCCTGCACGGCGTCCGGGCGGATCACGTAGCCGGGCGCGTTCAGGTGCTCCTCGCGGCCGATGACGTGATCGCCCAGCAGCTCGGCGAGCTCGTCGGGGGACTGTTCCTCGACCGGTGCCGGAACGTCCGGCTCGGGTTCTTCCAGACTCATGATCAGGGGGAGTCCGCCCAGTTGTACCGCATGACGAGGTCCTCCTCGTCGATCTCCTGTGCGAGGTGATCGACGATCTCGTCGCGGTCGAGGTCACCGAACTGTTCGAGCTCGTAGGGCTTCACCGTCACCGGCGAGGACTCGCCGTTGGCGATGCGCTCCTGGAGCTTCGCGACGCCGTACACCAGCGCCTCGGGGCGGGGCGGGCAGCCGGGGACGTGGATGTCCACCGGGATGACCTCCTCGGCACCCTTGATCACGTTGTACCCCTCCTGGAACGGGCCGCCGGAGATGGTGCACGAGCCCATGCCGATGACGAACTTCGGCTCGGGCATCTGGTCGTACACGCGCTTCATCCGCGGCGCGAACTTCGAGACGATCGTTCCGGGAACGATGATCACGTCCGCCTGTCGCGGCGACGCGCGGGGGACGCCCGCGGCGAAGCGGTCGAGGTCGTGTTTGACCGCGTACGTGTGCATCATCTCGATGCTGCAGCAGGCGATGCCGAACTGCAGCATGAACATCGAGGAGCCCCGCACCCAGTTCATGAACTTGTCGAACTTGGTGAGGATGAACGGCGAGGAGCCGAACGCCTCGCGCAGCTTCGAGTTGAAGCGGTTGTCCTCGCCCGTCATCCGGGCGTCCCGGGTGTCGGTCAGTACCTGGCTGTCGTCCGTGACGAACGGTCTGTTGTCGCTACTCATTGTCGGGAACGCTCCGTCTTCTGTCTCGCCGCACGCGGGCTGGAGGCCCACTTCACGGCGCCCTGCCGCCACGCCCAGACGAGTCCCACGACGAGCACGCCGATGAAGATCAACATCGGGAGCAACACCGTCGTGAGGCCGACCCCCGCCTCGAGGGCGGGCTGATAGATCACGGCCCACGGGAAGATCAGGACGGTCTCGATGTCGAACACGACGAACAGCAGCGCAACCATGTAGTACTGGATGTTGAACTGGATGCCCGTCGCCGATCCCGTCGGAACCTCACCGGACTCGTAGGTGGCGCTTTTGCCTTGTTCCGGCACGCTCGGACGGAGGATCGCGGACACCGCCATCATCCCGAGCGGGATGCCCACGCCCATCACCGCCAACGCGCCGATCGCTATCCATGGATTCATACCGGGTTCTCCGTATCGTACGTCGGTTTGGAGCCCCCACACATAAGCGCTTCACTTGCACGTGCACGCGCGGAGCGGCCCGGAGGCCGCAGAGTGCTCACTCTCCGCCGTCGCGCGACGCGCGGAAGCCGGCGACGCCGAGGTCGTGGAGCTCGGCAGAGACGTCCGCGACGCCGCCCTTGAGGTCCTCGTGGTACTCGACGAGTCGTTCCTCGACGGCGTCGTGCTCCCTGGCGAGCACCTGCGCGGCCGACAGCGCCGCGTTGAACGACTTGCCGGCGTCAACGGCGACGATGGGCGCGCCCGTCGGCATCCCGATCACCGAGTCGACCGACTTCTCCTGGACGGGGACGCCGACGACGGGGATCGGGTACGCGAGGCTCGCGGTCATGTTCGGCAGGTCCGCGGACTTGCCGCCCGCACCGGCGACGATCACGTCGAGGCCGCGGTCGTCGGCGGTCTCGCCGTACGCGTACAGCAGCTCGGGCGTCCGGTGGGCGGAGACGACGTACGTCTCGTAGGTGAACCGCGCCTCCGGCGGGTCGCGGAAGTCGGTCTGCTCGGCGAACCCCAGTTCGTCGAGGGCGTCGAACGCGCCCTGCATGGTGTCGAGGTCCGAGTCCGACCCCATGATGACGCCCACGTCGGGCGTCGCGTCGGGGTCGGCGTCGCTGTTCGCCTCCGATTCGAGTCGGTCGATGAGGTCCTGAACGGTTGTCATGGTCCGTGAGTTCGGTCGGCTCGGTGGGCGATCACTCGAAGGTGAGTCCGTCCCGCAGGTCGCGGGCGCGGACGAGCAGGTCGTCGCGGTCGGCGTCGGTCGCCGAGAGGGTTACGTGGCCCATCTTGCGCAGCGGGCGGGCCTCGCGTTTGCCGTACCAATGGAGGTGCGCGTCGCCGGCGGCGAGCACGTCGCCGACGCCCGACAGCGACGCGGGGACAGGTTCCGGAACGTCGCCGAGGACGTTCGCCATCACGGTCGGCGCGCGCGCCGCAGCCGACCCGAGGGGCCACCCGAGGACGGCGCGGACGTGCTGTTCGAACTGCGAGGTCGTCGCCCCCTCGATGCTCCAGTGGCCGGAGTTGTGCGGGCGCGGGGCGACCTCGTTCACCAGCGTCTCGCCGTCCGCGGTCTCGAACAGCTCCACGGCGAACACGCCGCGACCGTCGAGCGGTTCGAGGGTGTCGAGAGCGACCTCTCGAGCGCGCTCGGCGACGGCCTCGGAGCACCTGGCGGGCGCGACCGTCTCGCGGAGGATCTCCTCGCGGTGGACGTTCTCGACGACGGGGAACGCCCGACGGTCGCCGTCGCCGCGGGCGGCCACGATCGAGAGCTCCCGCTCGAAGTCGATCAGCTCCTCGGCCATCGCGCCGCCGTCGCCCGCGCCGACCTCCGCGAGTTTCGCCTCGTAGTCGTCGCCCGGCTCGACCGGGAGGTTGCCGCGGCCGTCGTAGCCGCCGGTACGGGCCTTCAGCATACAGCCGTCGAAGCGCTCGACCGCGTCGGCGAGGTCGTCGGTGTCGTCGACGGCGACGAACTCCGGGACGGGGATCCCGGCGTCCGCGAACGCCCGCTTTTGCACGAGCTTGTCCCGGATCGTCCGCAGCGCGTCCGGCGAGGGGTGAACCGGCACGTCGTACTCCTCGCCGACCGTCTCCAGCACGTCGGGGTCGGCGAGTTCGATCTCCAGCGTCAGCGCGTCGGATCGGTCGGCCAGTTCACGGACCGCGTCGGGGTCGTCGAACGATCCCTCGATCTGCTCGGCGACCCGTGAGGCGGGGCAGTCGGGCGTCGGGTCGAGCACGACCACGTCGACGCCCAGGGGCGAGGCGGCCTCCGCGAGCATGCGGCCGAGTTGTCCGCCGCCGACGACGCCGAGCGTCGGTCCGGGACAGGTCGGTGTCACGGCCGGCGGTTCGGCAGGTCCGCGAATAAATCTTGCCTCATGCGTGAAGAGTGATCCACGTATGTGAAGTTCCGAGAGGAAGAGTGGAGCGCGGTCAGGGGTCCGATTCGGCCTCAAGTTCGTACGCCCGTTCGAGTTCCTCCTCGTCGATGAACACGACGATCCGCTCGGTCCACAGCCGGAAGGCGTACTCCCGCGACTCGTAGCCGTCGAGGCGTTGCTCCAGCTCGTCGGCGTCGTCGGGTTTGGCGAACACGACCGGCGGCATCTCCTCCGGGAGGCCGTCGAACCGAGCGCTGGGCGGGGTCGAAGTCTGCTCGGCGTCGGCCAGCTCGAGGTACCACGGCGTCGGCAGCCGCGAGTGCCAACTCGGCCCGCCGGGCGGCATCCGCTCGACGCTCGACTCGTCCTCGACGTACAGCCGGGTCCCGCGCGGCGTGTCGGTCCCCACCCACAGCACGTCGGTGCCCTCGTGGTTGCGGGCGATCACCTGGGCGTCGCGGAGGGCGTCCTTGTAGTCGTTCTCGGGCTGTGCCCACTGGAGCACCTGCTTGTCCTCCTCGGCCGCCGAGTTCCAGTAGTCCGCCGTGGGGGCTGCGACGCCCGCGACCGCGGCGAACACGATCAGCCCCGCGATGATGACCGTCTCGACGTCCTCGCG
This window encodes:
- the nuoK gene encoding NADH-quinone oxidoreductase subunit NuoK; amino-acid sequence: MFAPPEAYLILSAAVFCIGVFGLLTRRNALLFLMSVELMLNAANINLVAFSYYWGNVTGQTFSLFTMALAAAEVAIGIGIILVLYRNFKEIDVTEATTMRW
- a CDS encoding complex I subunit 1 family protein, with protein sequence MTGGVPLQQGMLPDTIAGLLPFGGLAADVVGALLGAFLIANFLLINTAFAGPWAKRKITAAFTDRIAVNRVGPFGLFVIVADAVRLLSKELIVPEGVDRPAWDLGPLLIPFSALLGFAVIPMGSGLQLADPETGLAFAFAASSIASLGLIMMGYASNNKYSLLGGLRAVASNIAYEIPLIVTGVSVVLFTGTLQMSEIVAQQQVALVSVAGVTIPQWFAFVNPFAFVLFVVANVAEVGRNPFDIPEAPTEIVAGYQTEYSSVYFVLIYLGEFIHIFLGGAIAATLFLGGPAGPGPAVLGIVWFTAKIWAFFLFTQWLRSAVPRLRVDQFIEIGWKGMLVLAFANLILTAVIVGVLA
- a CDS encoding NuoM family protein gives rise to the protein MIIEALIGVTFLAALVVMLAPDEYAGRLAFALSLLPVVGSLYMWAGFDGGGNALMAGSIAYQTQLDWLTVAGYELQWFVGVDGISLPLVVLSTVLSSLAIVSAWTPIDTRQSQFYGLMLFMEANLLGVFTALDFFLWFVFWEAVLVPMYFLIGVWGGPRRKYAAIKFFVYTNIASLVMFIGFMALVFNLPVSSFGLPEITQSLQNGGLADLNYLGLSADALKLAAFAAMFAGFAVKVPVVPFHTWLPDAHVEAPTPVSVMLAGVLLKMGTYALLRFNFTMLPDVATRPLVATVIAAIAVISVIYGAMLALAQQDLKRIVAYSSVSSMGYVILGLVAYTGLGIGGATFQMVAHGLISGLMFMAVGVIYNVTHTRMVGDMSGMADRMPITVGILVAGAFGYMGLPLMAGFAAEYFIFQGAFASTVIPSAPLFTAASMFGIVIVAGYLLFAMQRTLFGEFRLETDYEVHRAAFHDVAPLAVLLLCTIALGVAPSIFFEMITDAIEPVVAVVGGGA
- a CDS encoding NADH-quinone oxidoreductase subunit B, producing the protein MSSDNRPFVTDDSQVLTDTRDARMTGEDNRFNSKLREAFGSSPFILTKFDKFMNWVRGSSMFMLQFGIACCSIEMMHTYAVKHDLDRFAAGVPRASPRQADVIIVPGTIVSKFAPRMKRVYDQMPEPKFVIGMGSCTISGGPFQEGYNVIKGAEEVIPVDIHVPGCPPRPEALVYGVAKLQERIANGESSPVTVKPYELEQFGDLDRDEIVDHLAQEIDEEDLVMRYNWADSP
- a CDS encoding NADH-quinone oxidoreductase subunit J, producing the protein MVVETIAFALFAIVTVGSSLGVVLVEDVWHSALLLGAALLSVAVHYVMLQAELLAAMQILVYVGGVLILITFAVMLVRREGEPEQLGVSDA
- the nuoL gene encoding NADH-quinone oxidoreductase subunit L gives rise to the protein MAGIFDFAPAIVLLPFLSFLIAIGTAISGRDLLPKGGAIPGIAATAGSLVLSIAMAATVAGGDEYDATIYTWAVGAVPDDGALELTFGVLIDPLSSMMLVIVTLVALLVHVFSLGYMNDDGQTGLPRYYAGLGLFTASMLGFVVADNLLMAFMFFELVGLCSYLLIGFHFREPGPPSAAKKAFLVTRFGDYFFLIGVVAVFATFGTAQFVGTEAAPGFPVLAEQALAGEFAANTFLGLGTEAWFTVVGLLVLGGVIGKSAQFPLHTWLPDAMEGPTPVSALIHAATMVAAGVYLVARMYGFYAVSPTALGVIALVGGFTALFAGTMGIVKRELKQVLAYSTISQYGYMMLALGAGGYVAATFHLLTHAFFKALLFLGAGSVILAMHHNENMWDMGGLKDKMPVTYYSFLAGSLALAGIFPFAGFWSKDEILYETLIHGLDGQPLLLLGYVFGLLAVPVTAFYTFRMVFLTFHGDARTEQAESPEAVRWNVKLPLAVLGVLAAGAGVVNLAPVRALTGAHVDFLHTWLDMGYTDLSVHHYADIDPYSSAYIGGEVTTVLLGAAVSLGLALSGLGLAYRLYAVPEPVEHTDKLGSLKDLLYDNYYQDEYQVYIAERVALPLARAADTFDQGVVDGAVNAVSSVSLFSGSRIRRIQTGVVSNYAAMVTLGLTVLLVVFGLLGGWLL
- a CDS encoding proton-conducting membrane transporter, which encodes MSDAGSRPRLKLGGHLVPGLAAVALFAVLTVVFLGASFGEAAGFPEGASITASIGYAMFNIDIEAIDATLVSAEGFVVAFVLIAVALDVAIDAAVFLAKREGEDGIGGVLTDGGREIRETLRGGDD
- a CDS encoding NADH-quinone oxidoreductase subunit A, with amino-acid sequence MNPWIAIGALAVMGVGIPLGMMAVSAILRPSVPEQGKSATYESGEVPTGSATGIQFNIQYYMVALLFVVFDIETVLIFPWAVIYQPALEAGVGLTTVLLPMLIFIGVLVVGLVWAWRQGAVKWASSPRAARQKTERSRQ
- a CDS encoding NADH-quinone oxidoreductase subunit I — protein: MIGLLKGMATTMKHALDGKTFTVEYPDVAPEVSPRFRGVHKFSQERCIWCRQCENVCPNDTIQIVQDDQRNGEQYNLHIGQCIYCRLCEEVCPVDAILLTQNFEFTADTKDEFVYNKEQLKNVPWYKGIDPLNSREPDRDAWIGEGDGEIDYQ
- a CDS encoding NADH-quinone oxidoreductase subunit D; the protein is MSLEEPEPDVPAPVEEQSPDELAELLGDHVIGREEHLNAPGYVIRPDAVQDVLSTLKNEAGYDHLSCVTAQEYEDRYESIYHLKKFDDPTQEVSVVVPADRENPVSESAEPVFRTADWHEREAYDLVGIDYDDHPDLRRILLPETWQGHPLATDYDQDRPQVVPLRENANPLEEDHRGEDDTDTMFLNIGPHHPATHGVLHLETTLDGEQVADVESDIGYLHRCEEQICQNGTYRHQIMPYPDRWDYISAGLLNEWAYARAAEDMADIEVPEYAQVIRTMGAELCRIAAHMLAVGTFALDVYGDFTAIFMYAIRDREKAQNILEDLTGQRLMFNYFRLGGVVWDLPEPREEFFEKTRDFLEDLPEALEEYHDLISGNEILQMRTIDTGVLPPEVAKNYGATGPVARGSGVDYDLRRDDPYGYYDELDWDVVTEDGCDNYSRLLVRLREVEESAKIIEQCIDLLEDWPEEDRTIQANVPRTLKPEDDTEIYRAVEGAKGELGIYMRSDGTDKPARFKIRSPCFSNLQTLPEMAEGEYVPDLVAALGSLDIVLGEVDR